A genome region from Panicum virgatum strain AP13 chromosome 4K, P.virgatum_v5, whole genome shotgun sequence includes the following:
- the LOC120704352 gene encoding probable protein phosphatase 2C 59 has product MGLAGEGSPVSGGGFSENGKFSYGYASSPGKRSSMEDFHETRVDGVDGETVGLFGVFDGHGGARAAEFVKQNLFTNLIKHPKFFSDTKSAIAETYTHTDSELLKADTSHHRDAGSTASTAILVGDRLVVANVGDSRAVICRGGDAIAVSRDHKPDQTDEKQRIEEAGGFVMWAGTWRVGGVLAVSRAFGDKLLKQYVVADPEIKEEVVDSSLEFLILASDGLWDVVTNEEAVGMVKPILDSEQAAKRLLAEASQRGSADNITCVVVRFMEQHNGLGRATNDQAS; this is encoded by the exons ATGGGGCTCGCCGGGGAAGGATCGCCCGTCAGTGGCGGAGGGTTCAG TGAAAACGGCAAGTTCAGCTACGGGTATGCAAGCTCTCCAGGGAAAAGATCTTCCATGGAGGACTTCCATGAAACCAGAGTAGATGGTGTCGATGGAGAGACAGTTGGGTTGTTCGGCGTTTTCGACG GCCACGGTGGTGCTCGAGCAGCGGAGTTTGTAAAACAAAACCTTTTCACCAATTTAATCAAGCACCCAAAGTTCTTCAGCGATACCAAATCAGCTATTG CTGAAACTTACACTCACACGGACTCGGAACTTCTGAAAGCTGATACCAGCCATCATCGAGATGCGGGGTCAACCGCTTCCACTGCAATTCTTGTAGGTGATCGCTTGGTGGTTGCAAATGTTGGGGATTCTAGGGCAGTCATATGCAGAGGAGGGGATG CTATAGCAGTGTCAAGAGACCACAAGCCAGATCAGACAGACGAGAAGCAGAGGATAGAGGAAGCTGGTGGATTTGTGATGTGGGCTG GAACATGGCGTGTTGGTGGCGTTCTTGCTGTTTCTCGAGCATTCGGTGACAAGCTCCTAAAGCAGTATGTGGTCGCTGATCCAGAGATCAAG GAGGAGGTTGTGGACAGCTCCTTGGAGTTCCTCATCCTTGCAAGTGATGGTCTGTGGGACGTGGTGACCAACGAG GAAGCCGTGGGCATGGTGAAGCCGATCCTGGACTCGGAGCAGGCGGCCAAGCGGCTCCTCGCGGAGGCCTCCCAGCGGGGCAGCGCCGACAACATCACCTGCGTCGTCGTGCGCTTCATGGAGCAGCACAACGGGCTGGGAAGGGCCACCAACGACCAAGCCtcgtga